The DNA segment TGCGGAGGCCGTGTAGCTTGCGTCTGGAGACTGTGCTAAAAAGGCCCGACGATTGGGTCGCAGCCCGTCGGTTGCAGGGCCTCAGGCACATATATAAAGCAGAATAACGACTCACCGAGGCGATGATAGGGCGAACATGGAACAGCATTCCGAGGGTTTGAAAGTCATGGTGATCGACGACTCGAAAACGATTCGTCGCACGGCCGAGACTCTGCTCAAGAAGGTGGGGTGCGAGGTCATCACCGCAGTCGACGGTTTCGATGCCCTGGCCAAGATTGCCGATTCCCACCCGAACATCATCTTCGTCGACATCATGATGCCGCGCCTGGACGGGTATCAGACCTGCGCCCTGATCAAGAACAACAGTGCTTTCAAATCCACCCCGGTGATCATGCTGTCCTCCAAGGACGGCCTGTTCGACAAGGCCAAGGGTCGCATCGTCGGTTCCGATCAGTACCTCACCAAGCCTTTCAGCAAGGAAGAGCTGCTCGGCGCGATCAAGACTCACGTCCCCGATTTCACCCCGGTGGAGCAAGCCTCCTGAAGTCCGGCCTGATGGCCGGTGAAGCCTTTCCGTATGGGGAACACTATGGCTCGTATTCTGATTGTTGATGACTCGCCGACCGAGATGTACAAGCTGACTGCCATGCTCGAGAAGCACGGTCACCAGGTACTCAAGGCCGAGAATGGCGCCGATGGGGTGGCCCTGGCGCGCCAGGAGAAGCCGGACGCCGTCCTGATGGATATCGTGATGCCCGGCCTCAATGGTTTCCAGGCGACCCGTCAACTGACCAAGGACGCCGACACCAGCCACATTCCGGTGATCATCGTCACCACCAAGGACCAGGAAACCGACAAGGTCTGGGGCAAGCGCCAAGGCGCCAAGGACTACCTGACCAAACCGATCGAAGAAGACACCCTGATCAAGACCCTGAATGCGGTACTGGCCGGCTGAATGCCACGCCGGTTGCCGGACGCATAATTATTAGAAACAGGCCAAGGCCGGTCGCCATGTCGGATTCGCAGACTCCCTTCCAGCTCCTATTCGAAATCGACCAGCGCTGTCGCGCGCTGGCGGCGGGTCTGCCTGCGCAAAAGCAGGTGGTGCAGAGCTGGAGCGGCA comes from the Pseudomonas sp. TCU-HL1 genome and includes:
- the pilG gene encoding twitching motility response regulator PilG; this translates as MEQHSEGLKVMVIDDSKTIRRTAETLLKKVGCEVITAVDGFDALAKIADSHPNIIFVDIMMPRLDGYQTCALIKNNSAFKSTPVIMLSSKDGLFDKAKGRIVGSDQYLTKPFSKEELLGAIKTHVPDFTPVEQAS
- the pilH gene encoding twitching motility response regulator PilH, which encodes MARILIVDDSPTEMYKLTAMLEKHGHQVLKAENGADGVALARQEKPDAVLMDIVMPGLNGFQATRQLTKDADTSHIPVIIVTTKDQETDKVWGKRQGAKDYLTKPIEEDTLIKTLNAVLAG